From the Salipiger sp. CCB-MM3 genome, the window GCGCCCGCAGCGCATCGGGCAAACGCTTGCCCGAAAACCGGTTCCCTCTCCCGTCCCATCCGCCTAGGGTGGCGCTGCCGGAAATGGCGGATCTGGAGGCACTTCGGGCATGAACGAAACCCACCGATTTCCCTGCGAGCAATGCGGCGCCGACTACCGGTTCGATCCGTCGACGAGCGAATTGGTCTGCGATCATTGCGGCCACAGCCAGAAGGTCGAATCCACGGGTCCATGGGAAAGCGACATCCGCGAGCTGGATTTCCGCGCCGCGATGGACAACCTGCTGCCGCTTCAGGAGATGGAGGACCTGCGGGTCACCCAATGCCCGAACTGCGGCGCCGAGGTCGAGTTCGATCCCGACACCCATGCCACCGAATGCCCGTTCTGTGCCACGCCGGTCGTCGCCGACACCGGCACCCACCGGCAGATCAAACCCAAGGGCGTGCTGCCCTTCGCGCTTGACGAGAACGCCGCGCGCGGCGCGATGAACGACTGGCTGGGGCGACTTTGGTTCGCCCCCAATGGCCTCAAGGAATATGCCCGCAAGGGCCGCAAGATGCAGGGCATCTATGTGCCCTACTGGACCTTCGACGCCCATACCCGCTCTGCCTACAGCGGCGCGCGCGGCACGGTCTATTATGAGACGCGCACGGTGATGCGTGACGGCAAGCGCCAACAGGTGCAGGTCGCCAAGGTGCGCTGGACCCCGGTGCGCGGGCGCGTTGCGCGCTTCTTCGACGACGTGCTGGTGCTGGCCTCGAAGTCTCTGCCGAAGAAATTCACCGA encodes:
- a CDS encoding TFIIB-type zinc finger domain-containing protein gives rise to the protein MNETHRFPCEQCGADYRFDPSTSELVCDHCGHSQKVESTGPWESDIRELDFRAAMDNLLPLQEMEDLRVTQCPNCGAEVEFDPDTHATECPFCATPVVADTGTHRQIKPKGVLPFALDENAARGAMNDWLGRLWFAPNGLKEYARKGRKMQGIYVPYWTFDAHTRSAYSGARGTVYYETRTVMRDGKRQQVQVAKVRWTPVRGRVARFFDDVLVLASKSLPKKFTDALEPWDLSRLEPYRPEFLAGFRAEGYQVDLDAGFVEARHIMDRQITRDIKFDIGGDQQRITSVDTQVSEVTFKHVLLPVWLAAYKFRGQTYRFVVNGTTGRVQGERPWSIWKIALAVIIGAIVAGFVGYMLSQSQGDVSFSMPTGY